The following coding sequences are from one Leptolyngbya sp. NIES-3755 window:
- a CDS encoding integrase/recombinase (similar to AA sequence:cyanobase_aa:cce_5158): protein MISSTSVWTFGGKEIELQNTNFKLKVGKMAEIAYEFSGGQAIVGELVQLSKVGKTDLPKRQSPNQRKYSEVRSREHLLLEEVEAMREAIKKRGGRHAHRDSTLILIIYRHGLRVEEAANLKWEQVNFASGNLHVRRIKRGTPSTQPLGGDEMRALRKLQREYPTSPYIFQSSRKGPLANDTIAGIIEKAGRLANLSFPIHPHMLRHGTGYYLANKGIDTRTIQAYLGHKNIQHTVRYTELAPERFKGLWDS from the coding sequence ATGATTTCTTCAACGTCAGTTTGGACATTTGGTGGGAAAGAGATTGAACTTCAAAATACCAACTTTAAGCTCAAAGTTGGTAAAATGGCGGAAATAGCCTATGAGTTTTCAGGAGGTCAAGCGATCGTGGGTGAACTCGTCCAACTATCGAAAGTTGGTAAAACTGATTTACCGAAGCGGCAATCTCCAAATCAGCGGAAATACTCAGAGGTGCGATCGCGTGAACACCTGCTTCTCGAAGAAGTTGAAGCGATGCGTGAAGCCATCAAGAAAAGGGGCGGTCGTCACGCCCATCGAGACAGCACGTTGATTTTGATAATCTATCGGCATGGATTACGAGTTGAGGAAGCTGCCAATCTGAAATGGGAGCAAGTGAATTTCGCTTCGGGCAATCTTCATGTGCGCCGGATTAAGCGTGGAACGCCTTCAACTCAGCCGTTGGGCGGTGATGAAATGCGAGCGTTGCGGAAGCTCCAGCGGGAGTATCCGACATCTCCTTATATTTTTCAGTCCAGTCGAAAGGGACCACTTGCGAATGACACGATCGCTGGAATCATCGAAAAGGCTGGAAGGCTGGCAAACTTGTCTTTTCCGATTCACCCTCATATGCTCCGGCATGGAACAGGGTATTACTTAGCCAATAAAGGAATTGACACTCGTACGATCCAAGCATATCTGGGGCACAAAAATATTCAGCACACGGTTCGCTACACTGAACTTGCCCCAGAACGATTTAAAGGATTGTGGGATTCGTAG
- a CDS encoding hypothetical protein (similar to AA sequence:cyanobase_aa:Ava_3258) — MLPTLEDFGIYCPVYLRRINSLAHWNPEGVSDNYDRAFRVAERLFQSPQGIYSFWKIATNEEFYSVIGALSALRSPQNQDINFIWLKESEILDIEIEPVAEGSCLRAESLHFNAQIEQQSAIDLCCRLLEVGREAYRCKKKMTTSILELQRSLRCKALGEQTDPCECELSAG; from the coding sequence ATGCTGCCAACTCTTGAAGATTTTGGGATATACTGCCCCGTCTACCTTCGGAGAATTAACAGTCTCGCGCACTGGAATCCAGAAGGTGTAAGTGATAACTACGATCGCGCTTTTCGAGTTGCAGAGCGTCTATTTCAATCTCCTCAAGGAATCTACAGTTTCTGGAAGATTGCAACAAATGAGGAATTTTACAGCGTAATTGGGGCTTTAAGTGCTTTAAGGTCACCTCAAAATCAGGATATTAATTTCATCTGGCTTAAAGAGTCTGAAATCTTGGACATTGAGATCGAGCCTGTTGCAGAAGGAAGCTGCTTACGTGCAGAATCTTTGCATTTTAATGCCCAAATCGAGCAGCAATCAGCGATTGATCTCTGCTGCCGACTGCTCGAAGTGGGTCGAGAAGCTTACCGTTGCAAAAAAAAGATGACGACCAGCATTTTGGAACTTCAGAGAAGTTTGAGGTGCAAAGCGTTGGGTGAGCAAACCGACCCCTGTGAGTGCGAACTAAGTGCAGGATAA
- a CDS encoding hypothetical protein (similar to AA sequence:cyanobase_aa:Ava_3257) — protein MVGTVNRSVISYSSRGLSTAYDAPVQRVSSVNAPYVEPDLRVRQYFLTYPQTRAKIRGAIAKSFTSVDSLLAIVAFGGNRNLEDAYDGAVDLLAECSGYLLWNTAITLLNLTQASLRYQSRSRIAEQEIFWEVLIRGIGCAYHVPAQDRLQMLGQLLAMSSAAEILTRRVVKAAMIDSLRNLADDEGVDKSEIRAYIGLFVIPSERDQYIRTYAEEALEDLA, from the coding sequence ATGGTTGGAACCGTAAATCGATCCGTGATCAGCTACAGCAGTCGAGGTTTGTCTACTGCGTATGACGCTCCTGTTCAACGGGTAAGTTCTGTTAATGCCCCCTATGTCGAGCCTGATTTGCGAGTGAGGCAGTACTTTCTGACCTATCCACAGACGCGAGCCAAAATCAGAGGCGCGATCGCGAAAAGTTTTACATCCGTCGATTCACTTCTTGCGATCGTTGCATTTGGGGGAAATCGAAACCTTGAAGATGCCTATGATGGAGCCGTTGATTTACTGGCTGAATGTAGTGGCTATCTCCTCTGGAATACAGCGATTACATTATTGAACCTAACTCAAGCGTCTTTGAGGTATCAGAGTCGATCGCGAATCGCGGAGCAAGAAATTTTCTGGGAAGTTCTCATTCGAGGAATTGGATGTGCTTACCATGTTCCTGCTCAAGATCGATTGCAGATGCTAGGACAATTATTGGCAATGTCGAGCGCCGCTGAGATCTTAACTCGTAGAGTTGTCAAAGCTGCAATGATTGATAGTCTGAGGAACTTAGCCGATGATGAAGGGGTAGACAAAAGCGAGATCAGAGCTTACATTGGTCTATTCGTGATACCCTCTGAACGTGATCAATACATTCGCACTTATGCAGAAGAGGCTCTTGAGGATTTAGCATAA
- a CDS encoding type I site-specific deoxyribonuclease, HsdR family (similar to AA sequence:cyanobase_aa:PCC8801_2218): MPSFNEANTIEQLLIDTLTRLPGLRWEYIHHSKLGRNQTDVLVESMVKAALIKFNPDIAADPNKADEVLYHLRAIILQESRTNLIKANEMLTEWLRGEKSMPFGNNYEHVPITLIDFDNPISNRFIITQQYTYAPAPNLEKRMDIVLLVNGFPIVIGEVKTPVRPAISWVDGAIDFLDDYWKTIPGLFVPNIFCFASEGKTYRYATLNSTYQDWLPWRETEDRTPNPLEEVRKAAIGMLKPEVILDLLKHFTIFPVNRSGRKIKTIARYPQYEAAKLIVDRVTQGIIKRGLIWHFQGSGKSLLMVFAAQLLKAQPELRNPTVLIVVDRKDLNTQIGTTFDAADVPNTVKANSREELEQLLSKGSRQIIITTIHKFAQIKQALNPSPNIIVLVDEAHRTQEGDLGLKMREALPNAFLFGLTGTPISRRDRNTFAWFGAEQDENGYLNYYSYQQSIRDQATLPVHFEPRLVPLHVDQDAINEGFEQLAQEEGLDESGRIELSKRGGRLAHLLKSPQRFQAVAEDIARHFQTHIEPSGFKGQVVMYDREACVMMKALLDQLLTPEATEVVMVTQPGDLDDWREKKIAIAQADYQRWQKLDKDAAALEKLLNRFRDPSDPLKLLIVTSKLLTGFDAPICKVMYLDKPLRDHTLLQAICRTNRLYPNKYNGLVIDYLGVFDDVSKALDFDPKQIKGTVANLQELRDQFPTAIATALSHFPNCDRTLQGYAGLMAAQECLKTNELRDEFAADYSVVSRLWEILSPDEMLSQYRADYKWLSQVYESIQPVSGIGRLIWQSLGPKTLELIYNNVTVKEIRDDLEPLILDADVVQTLTVDDRKRKGLEIQITIERRLRKFKGDPRFEALGERLERLKNQYEMGVLESLEWLKQLLEVAREIVQTEQETHVELIEDGKTALTTLFQESKVIDTPEIIGRIVDDIDQVVKVTRFDGWQNTVAGDREVQKALRQTLFKYKLHKEKDLFDRAYEYVRQYY, encoded by the coding sequence ATGCCCTCCTTCAACGAAGCCAATACGATCGAACAACTCCTCATCGATACGCTCACCCGCTTACCCGGTCTTCGTTGGGAATACATCCATCACAGCAAACTCGGACGCAACCAAACCGATGTACTCGTTGAATCAATGGTCAAAGCTGCCCTGATCAAATTTAACCCCGACATCGCCGCCGACCCCAACAAAGCCGACGAAGTTCTTTACCATCTCCGCGCCATCATCCTGCAAGAAAGCCGCACCAACCTGATCAAAGCCAACGAAATGCTAACCGAATGGCTACGCGGCGAAAAAAGTATGCCCTTCGGCAACAATTACGAACACGTCCCCATCACCCTGATCGACTTCGACAACCCGATCTCAAACCGCTTCATCATCACCCAGCAATACACCTACGCCCCTGCGCCTAACCTCGAAAAGCGCATGGACATCGTACTCCTCGTCAACGGCTTCCCGATCGTCATCGGCGAAGTCAAAACCCCCGTCCGCCCTGCTATCTCCTGGGTCGATGGCGCGATCGACTTCCTTGACGACTACTGGAAAACCATCCCTGGTCTCTTCGTCCCCAACATTTTCTGCTTCGCCTCCGAAGGCAAAACCTACCGCTACGCCACCCTCAACAGCACCTACCAAGACTGGCTCCCCTGGCGCGAAACCGAAGACCGCACCCCCAATCCCCTCGAAGAAGTCCGCAAAGCCGCGATCGGAATGCTCAAACCTGAAGTCATCCTCGATCTGCTCAAACACTTCACCATCTTTCCGGTCAACCGCTCCGGTCGCAAAATCAAAACGATCGCCCGCTATCCCCAATACGAAGCCGCCAAACTAATTGTCGATCGCGTCACACAAGGCATCATCAAACGCGGTTTAATCTGGCACTTTCAAGGCTCTGGTAAATCCCTCCTCATGGTCTTCGCGGCACAGTTGCTCAAAGCCCAACCCGAACTAAGAAACCCGACCGTTTTGATCGTGGTCGATCGCAAAGACCTCAACACCCAAATTGGCACCACCTTCGATGCCGCCGATGTCCCCAACACCGTCAAAGCCAACTCCCGCGAAGAACTCGAACAACTCCTCAGCAAAGGCAGCCGCCAAATTATCATCACCACAATTCACAAATTCGCCCAAATCAAACAAGCCCTCAACCCCAGCCCCAACATCATTGTTTTAGTAGACGAAGCCCACCGCACCCAAGAAGGCGATCTCGGTCTCAAAATGCGTGAAGCCCTACCCAATGCTTTCCTCTTCGGCTTAACCGGAACTCCCATCTCCCGCCGCGATCGCAATACATTCGCCTGGTTTGGAGCCGAGCAGGACGAAAACGGCTACCTCAACTACTACTCGTATCAACAATCCATCCGCGACCAAGCTACGCTCCCAGTTCACTTCGAGCCGCGCCTCGTCCCGCTTCACGTCGATCAAGACGCAATCAATGAAGGTTTCGAGCAACTGGCTCAAGAAGAAGGACTCGACGAATCCGGACGTATCGAACTCTCCAAACGTGGTGGACGACTCGCGCACCTGCTCAAATCCCCTCAACGCTTTCAAGCCGTTGCCGAAGACATCGCCCGCCACTTTCAGACCCACATCGAACCCAGCGGATTCAAAGGTCAGGTCGTCATGTACGATCGCGAAGCCTGCGTCATGATGAAAGCCTTACTCGATCAACTGCTCACTCCCGAAGCCACCGAAGTCGTCATGGTCACGCAACCTGGCGATCTTGATGACTGGCGCGAGAAAAAAATTGCGATCGCCCAAGCCGACTATCAACGCTGGCAAAAACTCGACAAAGACGCAGCCGCCCTCGAAAAACTCCTCAATCGATTCCGCGATCCCAGTGACCCGCTCAAGCTGCTCATCGTCACCTCAAAACTCCTCACCGGATTCGATGCCCCCATTTGCAAGGTGATGTATCTCGACAAGCCACTACGCGATCACACCCTCCTACAAGCCATCTGCCGCACCAATCGCCTCTATCCCAACAAGTACAATGGTTTAGTCATCGATTACTTAGGCGTGTTCGATGATGTCTCGAAAGCTCTCGACTTCGATCCCAAACAAATCAAAGGCACAGTCGCCAATCTCCAAGAACTCCGTGATCAATTTCCAACTGCGATCGCGACTGCCCTTTCTCATTTCCCCAACTGCGATCGTACGCTCCAAGGCTATGCAGGACTGATGGCGGCTCAAGAGTGCCTCAAAACCAACGAACTCCGTGATGAATTCGCCGCAGATTATTCCGTAGTCAGCCGCCTTTGGGAAATCCTGTCGCCAGACGAGATGCTGAGCCAGTATCGTGCGGACTACAAATGGTTGAGTCAAGTCTACGAATCGATCCAACCCGTGAGCGGTATTGGTCGTCTCATTTGGCAATCCCTCGGACCCAAAACGCTAGAACTGATCTATAACAATGTCACCGTCAAAGAAATCCGCGACGATTTAGAACCCCTTATCCTCGATGCTGACGTGGTACAAACATTAACCGTTGACGATAGAAAGCGTAAAGGACTAGAGATCCAGATTACGATCGAGCGCCGCCTGCGAAAATTCAAAGGCGATCCGCGTTTCGAGGCACTTGGCGAACGCTTAGAACGCCTCAAGAACCAGTACGAAATGGGTGTCCTCGAAAGCCTTGAATGGCTCAAACAACTTCTAGAAGTCGCACGAGAAATCGTACAGACCGAGCAAGAAACCCATGTTGAACTAATCGAAGATGGAAAAACGGCTTTGACGACGCTATTCCAGGAGTCCAAGGTGATTGATACTCCTGAAATCATTGGGCGAATCGTCGATGACATTGATCAAGTCGTGAAAGTCACCCGATTTGACGGTTGGCAGAATACAGTGGCTGGCGATCGCGAAGTTCAAAAAGCTCTGCGCCAAACCCTCTTCAAGTACAAATTGCATAAAGAGAAAGATTTATTCGATCGAGCTTATGAATACGTTCGGCAATACTACTAG
- a CDS encoding hypothetical protein (similar to AA sequence:cyanobase_aa:NIES39_A03830), whose product MVSSALDRRTGTSSRAERVADIIERRSRYLPTKIAIVERELQARASALYRLEALLKGKPNAQSSEPLKSSINDIQKRIRFELLVLSKLKSRFSRATLNIGVMGLMGQGKSTLLKSLSGLTDSEIPAYEGAACTAVRSVLANKEGSIEIKVTLHSEQTFLEEVIHPYYESLKLESKPLTLDEFARASLPDRSFERETDRALYGTLQQDYYQNLQHYQYLIVPGTEPHHQLISVEEVADYVRQGRNGFGALTTYKHLAVREVNISCPFQNPDVGKIALVDIPGLGDSKLGDERILLETLGREVDVVLFITRPDPQRYQWQDADSALYDRAAEALNNLAGRSFMVINRSQRTQNDKACQSLQETLRMKVVSCQIADCSSPEDANRVLDHVLNYLTEHILEIDEAYAQQSQDRLIKLQQDIESVRQATREACGVQSNFSSKIDESFTDLFGSYQYGWWSEMTIAFQELRIEFAEQCQSSSTQLASGVEAVYKACKLEAGILTDEDSEAKIQKQIKASNPMKAYADYRDQLRTLLSDHFSHLDEGLKETTQAVKVRVAKILIEVGQLGVLADDLEGAEFLSAFRKLVERDHADLERLLKGLKIIDEFELSYSGLIEPQIYQYVVDLSNIQLSAEKEPILKVGPNTTADLILAALQIDYDRTVARIKAALEELLYQPSIAAYARVEKLIDNIIYHKDAEKDWRKFLGRVRSQVWSKEIGELEQEQNRQQEWQTTIAQLEEVNRIDTIHFLS is encoded by the coding sequence ATGGTATCTTCAGCATTAGACCGCCGAACGGGGACAAGTTCCAGAGCAGAACGGGTTGCGGACATTATTGAACGCCGATCGCGTTACTTGCCGACCAAAATTGCGATCGTTGAACGAGAACTCCAAGCGCGAGCTTCTGCTTTGTATCGATTAGAAGCACTGCTAAAAGGCAAACCTAATGCACAGTCTTCAGAACCGCTCAAGTCAAGCATCAACGACATTCAGAAAAGAATTCGGTTTGAGTTACTGGTGTTGTCCAAGCTCAAAAGCCGCTTCTCTAGAGCAACGCTCAACATCGGTGTCATGGGACTGATGGGGCAAGGGAAAAGTACACTTCTAAAGAGCTTGAGTGGGTTGACCGATTCAGAGATTCCAGCTTATGAAGGAGCAGCTTGTACAGCAGTTCGTAGCGTCCTTGCAAACAAAGAAGGCTCGATCGAGATCAAGGTTACACTGCATTCAGAGCAAACCTTTCTGGAAGAGGTAATTCATCCTTACTATGAATCTCTCAAACTCGAATCCAAGCCTCTCACGCTGGATGAGTTTGCTCGTGCATCTCTGCCAGATCGAAGTTTTGAAAGGGAAACTGATCGAGCTTTATATGGAACGCTTCAACAAGATTACTATCAGAATCTACAGCATTATCAGTATCTAATCGTTCCTGGAACGGAACCTCACCACCAACTGATCTCTGTAGAAGAAGTTGCTGATTATGTGAGGCAAGGGCGCAACGGTTTTGGCGCTTTAACCACCTACAAACATTTGGCTGTGCGGGAAGTCAATATTTCCTGTCCCTTTCAGAACCCTGATGTGGGTAAAATCGCCCTCGTTGATATTCCCGGTCTGGGTGACTCAAAATTAGGAGATGAGCGCATCTTATTGGAAACGCTAGGGCGAGAAGTGGATGTCGTGTTGTTTATTACTCGTCCAGATCCACAGCGGTATCAATGGCAAGATGCTGATTCTGCCCTCTACGATCGTGCGGCAGAAGCTCTAAATAATTTGGCGGGTCGATCATTTATGGTGATCAACCGTAGCCAGAGAACGCAAAATGACAAAGCTTGTCAATCGCTTCAAGAGACGTTGCGAATGAAAGTAGTCAGTTGCCAAATTGCGGACTGTTCCAGCCCTGAAGACGCAAATCGAGTTCTTGATCACGTTCTCAATTACTTGACCGAACACATTTTGGAAATCGATGAAGCATATGCTCAACAAAGTCAAGACCGATTGATCAAACTTCAGCAAGACATTGAATCGGTCAGGCAAGCAACGAGAGAGGCTTGTGGAGTTCAAAGTAATTTTTCGAGCAAGATTGACGAATCGTTCACTGACCTATTTGGTTCGTATCAGTACGGGTGGTGGAGCGAAATGACGATCGCGTTCCAAGAACTGCGAATTGAATTTGCTGAACAATGTCAATCATCCTCAACACAACTCGCATCAGGTGTCGAGGCGGTTTACAAGGCTTGCAAATTAGAAGCTGGAATCTTAACCGATGAAGACTCAGAAGCAAAAATTCAGAAGCAGATTAAAGCCAGTAATCCGATGAAAGCTTACGCTGACTATCGCGATCAATTGCGGACTTTGCTTTCAGATCACTTCAGTCATTTGGATGAAGGACTCAAAGAAACGACGCAAGCAGTGAAGGTACGGGTGGCAAAAATTCTGATTGAAGTCGGTCAATTGGGTGTTCTGGCAGATGATTTAGAGGGGGCTGAATTTCTGAGCGCCTTCAGGAAACTGGTTGAACGAGATCACGCTGACCTTGAACGACTTCTAAAAGGTTTGAAGATTATTGATGAATTTGAGCTTTCGTATAGTGGTTTGATCGAACCCCAAATTTATCAGTATGTCGTTGATTTGAGTAATATCCAACTCTCTGCTGAAAAAGAACCCATCTTGAAAGTCGGACCTAATACAACGGCTGATCTAATTTTGGCTGCACTCCAAATTGACTACGATCGTACTGTTGCCAGAATTAAAGCTGCATTGGAGGAATTACTCTATCAGCCCAGCATCGCAGCCTACGCCCGAGTCGAGAAGCTAATCGATAACATCATCTACCACAAAGACGCTGAAAAGGACTGGAGAAAGTTTCTTGGACGGGTGAGATCGCAAGTTTGGTCAAAAGAAATTGGCGAGTTGGAGCAAGAACAAAACCGTCAGCAAGAGTGGCAGACTACGATCGCGCAACTCGAAGAAGTCAACCGAATCGACACGATTCACTTTCTGTCTTAA
- a CDS encoding hypothetical protein (similar to AA sequence:cyanobase_aa:Ava_3256): MAKAVFEKAPLTEVVCGVEFNAPNFSSVHFGMYWQKVLERFPMPPLDRSPIGEMPILSLMPQLRRVWFQSQDQKKLVQLQADRFLYNWRKLAENDRYPHFQEVYQEFEREWAVFQEWWDEIGKVQQIPLNVPGVEFSFRALQPLRYELTYINQIDASFGWTNSSDHRKIFNFLGRDWEGCRVGKPGLHNTNLEFVLPDGLGTLGVAISQAMKLEDETALLFCELTARSPDARVNLQEWFKAANKNIVQTFIDLLQEDIKREWDLKWLEP; encoded by the coding sequence ATGGCAAAAGCCGTTTTCGAGAAAGCACCGCTCACTGAGGTTGTGTGTGGCGTTGAGTTTAACGCCCCAAATTTCTCATCGGTGCATTTCGGAATGTATTGGCAAAAGGTTTTAGAGCGATTTCCCATGCCGCCGCTTGATCGCTCCCCTATTGGAGAAATGCCAATTTTGTCGCTGATGCCACAACTTCGACGAGTTTGGTTTCAGTCCCAGGATCAGAAGAAATTGGTCCAGTTGCAAGCTGATCGATTTCTCTACAACTGGCGGAAGCTGGCAGAAAACGATCGTTATCCTCATTTTCAAGAGGTCTATCAGGAGTTTGAGCGAGAATGGGCTGTCTTTCAAGAATGGTGGGATGAAATTGGAAAGGTACAGCAAATACCTCTCAATGTTCCTGGAGTTGAATTTAGTTTTCGTGCGCTTCAACCGCTTCGTTATGAGTTGACCTACATCAACCAGATCGATGCGTCATTTGGATGGACAAACTCATCAGACCATCGAAAAATATTTAATTTTTTGGGACGGGATTGGGAAGGCTGTCGGGTTGGAAAACCTGGACTACACAATACAAATCTAGAATTTGTATTGCCAGATGGCTTGGGAACGCTTGGTGTAGCGATTTCGCAAGCGATGAAGTTAGAAGATGAAACGGCTCTGCTCTTTTGTGAATTAACAGCTAGAAGTCCTGATGCTAGAGTGAATCTACAGGAGTGGTTTAAAGCAGCAAATAAGAATATCGTGCAAACCTTTATTGATTTGCTACAAGAAGATATTAAAAGGGAGTGGGACTTAAAATGGTTGGAACCGTAA
- a CDS encoding transposase (similar to AA sequence:cyanobase_aa:MAE55630), translated as MRMGRSEQTIRYWCQDETRLGLMTIHRRKITNCGVKPIGIEQWQRDTYYLYGIVEPKTGDSFFYEFSHLDHICFEQFLKLVSEQFPDSLNIIQLDNSGAHTAGDITIPDNVLLVFQPPYSPELNPIERLWQYLKDDLAWMRYETLEALRLDVRDLLSHLCQKTIASLTGYWFILSALSVAGIN; from the coding sequence ATGCGAATGGGGCGGTCTGAGCAAACGATCCGCTACTGGTGCCAAGATGAAACCCGGCTCGGTCTGATGACGATTCATCGACGCAAGATCACCAATTGTGGAGTCAAGCCGATTGGCATTGAGCAATGGCAACGAGACACCTACTATCTCTATGGCATCGTCGAACCGAAGACTGGGGACAGTTTTTTCTATGAGTTCTCGCACCTTGACCACATCTGCTTTGAGCAGTTCTTGAAGTTAGTGTCCGAGCAGTTTCCAGACAGTTTGAACATCATTCAACTTGATAACAGTGGTGCACACACCGCAGGCGATATCACGATTCCTGACAATGTATTGCTCGTGTTTCAGCCGCCTTATTCGCCCGAACTCAATCCGATTGAACGATTGTGGCAATACCTCAAAGATGATTTGGCATGGATGCGCTATGAAACCTTAGAAGCGTTGCGGCTCGACGTGCGCGATTTGCTCAGTCATCTTTGTCAAAAGACGATCGCATCTTTGACTGGATACTGGTTCATCTTATCTGCTTTATCTGTAGCAGGTATTAATTGA
- a CDS encoding putative transposase (similar to AA sequence:cyanobase_aa:Tery_4924) translates to MVGVTRIEIQESTDQLKHLMHLQTSASAKERLQVLYLLKSLQAKDISTAAQLVGRDRTTVQRWMLKYEAQGIEKLLAPRTGQGRKCTIPEAVNQVLVEKLDDPNGVSSYLEIQQWLETEHQLQVKYSTVHRHVRYRLGAKLKVPRPVNELADEHEQHAFRKHLRHGWA, encoded by the coding sequence ATGGTTGGAGTCACCCGGATTGAAATCCAAGAAAGTACAGATCAACTCAAACATCTGATGCACTTACAAACCAGTGCCAGCGCAAAAGAACGATTACAAGTGCTGTACTTGCTGAAAAGCTTGCAGGCAAAAGATATCAGTACTGCGGCGCAACTGGTAGGACGAGACCGGACAACAGTACAGCGATGGATGTTGAAATACGAAGCACAGGGCATTGAGAAACTGCTTGCTCCGCGCACCGGGCAAGGACGCAAATGCACCATACCTGAAGCAGTCAATCAAGTATTAGTGGAGAAACTTGACGATCCAAATGGTGTGAGTAGCTATCTTGAGATTCAACAATGGCTGGAAACAGAACATCAGTTGCAGGTGAAGTACTCCACGGTGCATCGCCATGTGCGCTACCGCTTGGGAGCAAAGTTGAAAGTTCCCCGTCCCGTCAACGAACTCGCCGATGAGCACGAACAACACGCTTTTCGTAAACACTTGCGGCACGGTTGGGCGTGA
- a CDS encoding hypothetical protein (similar to AA sequence:cyanobase_aa:NIES39_A03840), translating into MQDLQELNIIMVAPRGVGKTSLLAAMHEEFDKTFESAGLTTWTTDGKTLDAIDECKHLLRNMDYRLQRQVTPTSPGLDPWDDEGFVFEVGSGGRKFMRIRFTDPSGEYFKSEARPDQKEYIREQLNECDAVIIPIDATALMEKKTGRTNSAEIGLWHDEKNDPARITRLLKDSYIGLTRPRLVILAPIRCETYMKTDKDANDLLEHVKIGYRELLDFFKQDEQYHKLAVVIAPVQTIGHITFSHAESIDGFTRFFYNKVPLDAPYAPKDGDQPLRYVLRFLLNVFNEGRKLELEHARQDLQKLEAEASTQANQLDDARRRLNVAEQRVKERNQLWAPFRWVVDLFDDVHTPHKQATTSYSQKVSDLNRTESKRVAVQDRAEATAAQIQAFNTAISKFAFDCKQDRGFAILQGRPSG; encoded by the coding sequence ATGCAAGACCTTCAAGAATTAAACATCATCATGGTTGCGCCTAGAGGCGTTGGCAAAACCAGCCTGCTCGCTGCCATGCACGAAGAATTCGACAAAACTTTCGAGAGTGCAGGACTAACGACTTGGACAACCGATGGAAAAACATTGGATGCGATCGACGAATGCAAACACCTGCTTCGCAACATGGACTATCGTTTGCAACGACAAGTTACCCCTACGTCTCCCGGACTTGATCCGTGGGATGATGAAGGTTTCGTCTTTGAGGTCGGTAGCGGTGGCAGAAAATTCATGCGAATTCGTTTTACCGACCCTTCTGGTGAGTACTTCAAATCAGAAGCAAGACCTGACCAGAAGGAATATATTCGAGAACAGTTGAACGAATGTGATGCAGTCATTATTCCAATTGATGCAACAGCATTGATGGAAAAGAAAACAGGCAGAACCAACAGCGCAGAAATTGGACTGTGGCACGACGAAAAAAATGATCCTGCTCGAATTACCAGGCTTCTGAAAGATTCTTATATCGGGTTAACTCGTCCAAGATTAGTGATTCTCGCGCCGATCCGGTGCGAAACCTACATGAAAACGGATAAGGATGCCAATGATTTGCTGGAGCACGTCAAAATTGGCTACCGAGAGTTATTGGATTTCTTCAAACAAGATGAGCAGTATCACAAACTCGCTGTCGTCATCGCTCCGGTTCAGACGATCGGTCACATCACCTTTTCTCATGCAGAATCGATCGACGGCTTTACCCGCTTCTTCTACAACAAAGTGCCCTTAGATGCGCCTTATGCACCCAAAGATGGGGATCAACCACTACGTTATGTTTTGAGATTTCTACTAAATGTCTTTAACGAAGGCAGAAAGCTAGAATTAGAACACGCCAGACAGGACTTGCAGAAGCTAGAAGCAGAAGCAAGTACCCAAGCAAATCAACTAGACGATGCTAGACGTAGACTGAACGTAGCAGAGCAGCGGGTCAAGGAGCGCAATCAACTTTGGGCACCATTCAGATGGGTTGTTGATCTCTTTGATGATGTTCACACTCCGCACAAGCAAGCCACAACCAGTTATTCACAAAAGGTTTCTGACCTGAACCGTACAGAGTCTAAAAGAGTGGCAGTTCAAGATAGGGCTGAAGCAACAGCGGCTCAAATTCAAG